TTCGGGTTCGGCTTCACCGAGCGCGCCATGGACGCGGTGCGCCTGACGCGCGATGCGCTCCAGGACGGGTATGAGTGCATCGCCGCCGTGGGGGGCGATGGCACCGTCAACGAGGTGGTCAACGGCTTCTTCGCCGAGGGCAAGGCCATCAATCCCAACGCGGCCCTGGGGCTCATCCCCCGGGGCACCGGTGGCGACTTCCGGCGCGCCTTCGGCTGGGAGCTGGATCTGGACTCCGCCCTGGCGCGGCTGCGCACCGACAAGACCGAGCCCTTCGACGTGGGGTTCGTCGAGTACGTCAACCACCAGGGCCAGAAGGAGTCGCGCTACTTCGCCAACATCGCCTCCTTCGGCGTGAGCGCGGCGGTGGCGCACGAGGTCAACATCGGCAGCAAGGCGCTCGGCGGCAACCTGAGCTTCCTGTGGGGCACGGTGAAGACCATGGCGAAGTACAAGGACCGCAAGGTGCGCCTGCGCGTGGACGGCGGCGAGCCCGAGGAGCTGGGCATCACCGTCGTGGCCGCCTCCAACGGCCGCTACTTCGGCAGCGGCATGTGCGTGGCGCCCAAGGCCATCACCCATGATGGCGTGTTCGACCTGACCATCTGGCACGACTACGGCCTGTCCGACTTCATCATCAAGTCCAAGGGCGTCTACAACGGTGACCACATCACCTGGAACAAGACGCGCTACCTCCAGTGCCGCACCCTGGAGGCGGACAGCGACGAGGAAGTGTTCCTGGAGATGGATGGCGAGGTGCCCGGCAGGCTGCCGTGCCGCGTCTCCATCCTCCCCGGAGCCATCCGCCTCAAGGTGTGAGGCGCGCCCGCCGTTTCAGGGCGTGGCGGACGTGGTGAAGCTGCGCGACCCGGAGATGCCGACGGAGACATCCGTCGAGCCCAGGAACGGGTTGCCCTGCTCCGAGAGGAGGCTCAGGGCATCCATCGAGGCCACCGGAGCGAAGCCCTGGACGTTCCAGGAGAACGTGGTGCTGGCGGGCAAACTCATGTCGACGGCGCTCAGGTCCGGGAGCGTGGTCCGCGTGCCGCTCGTGTAGATGTTCACCGTATAGGGGAACGTCCCCTCCGCCGGATCATCCTCCTGGATCTGGAACTGGTGGATGCCGCCCGTGAACCCCGTCCAGGAGAACTCGGTGGCGCGGGTCACCTCCGTCGCCTCGTTCGCCGGCTGGCCCTGCTGCGGGGCCGCCTGAATCACCAGCGCCGCGTCGCGGGTGCCAGCGGTCAATCCCTTCTTGTAGAGCTTGGAGTAGGCCGTCTGGAGGGGCTCGCCCGGTTTCTCCATGAGCGCGTTCACGTTCATCGTGAAGGTGCTCTGGGGAATCTGGGGCACCAGGTAATCGAAAGCGCTGCCGGGCTCGGTGTCGGAGAACAAGTAGGTGTTGGCGCTCCCGTCGGGCACGAGATGCGTGTCGAGCGTCGTCAGGGCATAACCGTCCGGAACGGTGATGCTGCCCGCGAGACGGGCCTCGGCCACGGGGGTCAGCGTGATGTCCACCGCGGAGTGCATGGCGGTATCGTTGAGCGTCACGTTGTCGCGCCGGCCAAAACCCAGATAGCGCGAGGGCGGCGAGAAGAACCTGCTGCGCTCCGACTGGAGCACATAGAGCGTGCCCGTGATGGAGGCGGGCCCCCTCCAGCCCACCGCCGCATAATAGGTACCCCCGGGGTTCGGGTTGGTGGCACTGCTGCTGCTCGCCGAGGCGAATTCCACCCGGGTGTAGCGGATGGAGTCGTAGGGCGTGCTTCCACCGGTGACGGTTCCCTGCAGCCCGGCCGAGCGATCGTCGTCCTCCTCCCTCGTGGCGAAGGGCAGTGTGAGGTCCTGGCGCGAGAGCCCCTTGTAGACGGCCGCTGTGCGGAGCGTGCGTTGAACCACGATGACATCGTAGGGAGCCGTCACTCCGTCGATGCTGAAGGCTCCCGCCCTGTCCAGGTCGACCGCGTGTCTGTCATCACCCGGGATGAGAATCGATGCGTTCTCGAGGGGCTGACCCTCCCCATCCAGCACTCTTCCGGTCACCGTGAGGGTGGTGGGAGGCGCCGGGTCTCCACCGGGATTGGGCTCGGGCTTGGGAGCCGGGTCGGGACACGCCGTCAACAGCAATGCGGCACCACCACCCCACATCCACGCTGCGCTCTTCATCAAGGGCTTCTCCCGCCTGGGTCTGGCAGATGATGTCCCTTGCCCGCGAACCAGGACAAGGGGCTCAGCGCCCCTGGCCCGTTTCCTTGAAGTCCGCGGCCGACAGCCCATGCCGGCGCAGCAGCTCGTAGAAGTCGGTGCGGTTGCGTCCGGCCATGCGCGCCGCGGCGCTCACGTTGCCTCCACTGCGGCGCAGGGCCTCGATCAGGTAGTCGCGCTCGAACGCGTCACGCGCCTCGCGCAGAGTGGGCAGCGGAGCCTCGGTGTCGGGCGCCCGGGGAGACGCGGCCCCGGGAGCGGCCTCCTCCACCGCGGAAGGCGTGGAGCGAGGGGAGGGCTGCACGAGGTGCGTCAGGTGCTCCGCCCTCAGCTCCTCGGAGGCGGCCAGCAGGACGGCGGCCTCCATCACGTTGAGCAGCTCGCGCACGTTGCCCGGCCACGTGTAGTCCCGCAGGAACTGGAGGGCCTCCGGGCTCAGGTGCGGCACCCGCATTCCATTGTGCGCCGCCGCCCGCTCGAGGAAGAGCTGGGCCAGCAGGGCGATGTCCTCGGGCCGCTCGCGCAACGGCGGCATGGTGAGCGGCACCACGCAGAGCCGGTAGTAGAGATCCTCCCGGAAGCGCCGGAGCTCCACCTCCTCGCGGAGGTCCCGGTTGGTGGCCGCCACCACCCGCACGTCCGCGTCCTCCTCGGTGCTCGAGCCCACCCGCGTGTAGCGCCGCTCCTGCAACACCCGCAGCAGCTTCACCTGCACGCTGGGAGGCGCCTCGCCCACCTCGTCCAGGAAGAGCGTCCCACCCCGCGCGGCCCCGAAGAGCCCCTCGCGCGACTGCGTGGCGCCGGTGAAGGCCCCCTTCACGTGGCCGAACAGCTCGCTCTCCAGCAGCTCCGGCGGCAGCGCCCCGCAGTTCACCGCGACGAAGGGCCCGTGCGCGCGCCGGGAGAGTCCGTGCAGCAACCGCGCCGCCAGCTCCTTGCCCGTGCCCGATTCGCCGAGCACCAGCACCGTGGCATCCGAGGGCGCCACCCGGGCGATGTTCGCTCGCACCTGGGTGATGGCCGGGCTCCGGCCGATCAACCGCTCGCGCGGAACGCCCGCCACGATGCGGCGCAGATCCTCCACCTCGCGCTGCAACGTCGTGCGCTCGAGCGCGTGCACCAGCTTCTGCACCAGCTCGTGGTCCTGGAAGGGCTTGGTGAGGAAGCCATAGGCACCCCGGCGCATGGCTTCCACCGCGGTCTCGATGGTGCCGTGCGCGGTGAGGATGACCACCGGCAGCTCCGGGATGCGCTCGCGGGCCTGGGCGAGCACCTCCAGGCCATCCACGTCTCCCAGCCGGAGATCCAGCACCATCGCGTCCACCTTGCCCGCCTCCACCCGCTCGAGCGCCTGCTGGCCGGTGGGGACACTCGCCACCTGCATCCCCTGGGCCTCCAGGCGCAGGGAGATGAGCTCACACAGCTCGAGGTCGTCATCCACCACCAGCACGCGGTTGGCGGGGGAGGACGGAGGCTGGGAGGACGGGCTCATGCGGGGCTCCGGGCGGATGGCGACGGAGAGGGAGTCGCCTCGGCAGCGTAGCGGAGCGAGGCGGGTCCATCGAGCGGTATCCAGACGGCGAAGGCCGCGCCCTGGCCCGGTTCGTCGAGGAAGGCCACCTCGCCTCCATGCGCGCGCATCATCTCGCGCGCCAGCGGCAGGCCCAGGCCGATTCCGGGCGGGTGGGCGGTGTTGCCCACCGGGGAGGTGAAGAAGTGCTCGAAGAGCCGGTCCCGCACCTCGGGCCGGACTCCCGGGCCCTCGTCGCGCACCACCACCCGGGCCCAGGTTCCGGACGCGGTGGGTCCCGGCGGTCCCTCCTGGGTGACGGTGCGGATCATCCGGACCTTCTGCCCCCGCGAGGAGACTCGGATGGCGTTGCCCAGGAGGTTGGCCACCGCGCGCTCGATGAGGGCGGCGTCGAGCGAGGCCGGGGACAGCGCCCCTTCCTTCTCCAACTCCAGCTGGACTCCGGCCTCCTCGGCCTCGGCGCGCGTGTCCTCCATCGCCCGGACGAGCACGTCATCCAACAGGCAGCCCGCCTCGAGCCGCAGCGCCTTGCCGGACTTCACACGGGACATGTCGAGCAGCGCGGACACCAGGCGGATCTCCCGCTCGCAGGCACTGCGCGCCAGCTCGATCACCCGCCGTTGCTGCGCATTGAGCGGACCGGTGGTGCCGTCCGCCATCAGCCCGAGCGCGGCCCGCAGCCGCGTGAGCGGCGTCCGGAGATCGTGCGACACGGAAGCCACGAAGGCGTCCTTGAGCTGATCGATCTCCGCCAGACGCGCACGCGTCCGCTCCAGCTCGGAGGCCAGCTCCTGCACCTCGAGCGGACCCTCCACCGGACTGATGGGAGCGAAGTTCCCCTGGCCCACCCGCCGGGCCTGCGTGGCGAGCAGCTCCAGCGGCCGCGTCACCCCTCGCGCCATCCAGCGCGCCACGCCCCAGGCGGCGAACACCGCCAGGGCTCCGAAGATCAACCCCACGCCGATCGCCGTGGCGCCAATGGCATAGGCCTCGGCCTCGCGCTCGAGCACCATCTCGTGCAGGGAGCGCACGAGGGCGATCCAGGCATCCGTGAGGTTCTCGTCCCAGATGAGCCGCTTCTCCCGCAGCGCGGGCTCGAAGAGGCGGGCACAGGTGTTCTCCTCGCTCACGTACCGTGCATAGGCGCGGTACTCCTGCGCCGTGTTGCGGATGCTCGGCTGGATGGCGTCTCCGTGCCGGGCGAGCAGCAGCTCCAGCTGGCGCAGGGCTGTCTTCAGGGAGACGGCGGCCTCGGGCCCGATGCCCGGGTCACGTTCACAGGCCAGGATGGCGTGCCGGGCGGCGACCTCGATGCCCCAGGCCGCTTGATGCACGGCCTCCTCCTCCTGGACCTGGCCCAAGTGCTCCTCGCGGAGCTCCGTGAGGAGGCTCGTCATGCGAACCAGGGCCACCACGGCGAAGCCGGCGGCGCCGAGCAGGACGGCGGTGAGCAGGGAATGGGAGATGAGCAGTCGCTGGACGAGGCGCATGAGATGAGCGGGCTCCGGGGGAGCGCGTCCTAACGTGCTCCCCGTTTCCGTGCACGCGCGAGTGTATCCAGCTGTTCACTCTCCACACGGGTGTCGGCTGGAACGGACAGGTGTCGGTTCATTCCATCAACCGGGGTGTCGGCTCGAGCCGACAGGGGAACGCGCTCCCGAGGAGAGACGGCGCGGCATGCGACGTGAAGAGACGCGCCGGCATCATGCTCGAACATCACTCGTTTGGAGCCGCGGCTCGTGCGCGCTCGCTGTGGCAGGACTGGAAGCAGATGGTGTCTCCCAAGACATTCGGGCAGGACCTGTCTGGAGCCCTCACGGTGGCGTGTGTGGCGCTTCCTCTCAATCTCGCGCTCGCGGTGGCATCGGGACTGCCCGCCAGCGTGGGCCTCATCAGTGGAGCCATTGCCGGTGTCGTGGCCGGGTTGCTCGGAGGCTCCCGTCTCCAGGTGACAGGACCCGAGGCCGCGCTGGTGCCCATCGT
The sequence above is drawn from the Archangium gephyra genome and encodes:
- a CDS encoding sigma-54-dependent transcriptional regulator, producing the protein MSPSSQPPSSPANRVLVVDDDLELCELISLRLEAQGMQVASVPTGQQALERVEAGKVDAMVLDLRLGDVDGLEVLAQARERIPELPVVILTAHGTIETAVEAMRRGAYGFLTKPFQDHELVQKLVHALERTTLQREVEDLRRIVAGVPRERLIGRSPAITQVRANIARVAPSDATVLVLGESGTGKELAARLLHGLSRRAHGPFVAVNCGALPPELLESELFGHVKGAFTGATQSREGLFGAARGGTLFLDEVGEAPPSVQVKLLRVLQERRYTRVGSSTEEDADVRVVAATNRDLREEVELRRFREDLYYRLCVVPLTMPPLRERPEDIALLAQLFLERAAAHNGMRVPHLSPEALQFLRDYTWPGNVRELLNVMEAAVLLAASEELRAEHLTHLVQPSPRSTPSAVEEAAPGAASPRAPDTEAPLPTLREARDAFERDYLIEALRRSGGNVSAAARMAGRNRTDFYELLRRHGLSAADFKETGQGR
- a CDS encoding HAMP domain-containing sensor histidine kinase; translated protein: MRLVQRLLISHSLLTAVLLGAAGFAVVALVRMTSLLTELREEHLGQVQEEEAVHQAAWGIEVAARHAILACERDPGIGPEAAVSLKTALRQLELLLARHGDAIQPSIRNTAQEYRAYARYVSEENTCARLFEPALREKRLIWDENLTDAWIALVRSLHEMVLEREAEAYAIGATAIGVGLIFGALAVFAAWGVARWMARGVTRPLELLATQARRVGQGNFAPISPVEGPLEVQELASELERTRARLAEIDQLKDAFVASVSHDLRTPLTRLRAALGLMADGTTGPLNAQQRRVIELARSACEREIRLVSALLDMSRVKSGKALRLEAGCLLDDVLVRAMEDTRAEAEEAGVQLELEKEGALSPASLDAALIERAVANLLGNAIRVSSRGQKVRMIRTVTQEGPPGPTASGTWARVVVRDEGPGVRPEVRDRLFEHFFTSPVGNTAHPPGIGLGLPLAREMMRAHGGEVAFLDEPGQGAAFAVWIPLDGPASLRYAAEATPSPSPSARSPA
- a CDS encoding diacylglycerol/lipid kinase family protein — encoded protein: MKTFLVVNPRSAGGETGKRWAEISGQVTRAIGDFGFGFTERAMDAVRLTRDALQDGYECIAAVGGDGTVNEVVNGFFAEGKAINPNAALGLIPRGTGGDFRRAFGWELDLDSALARLRTDKTEPFDVGFVEYVNHQGQKESRYFANIASFGVSAAVAHEVNIGSKALGGNLSFLWGTVKTMAKYKDRKVRLRVDGGEPEELGITVVAASNGRYFGSGMCVAPKAITHDGVFDLTIWHDYGLSDFIIKSKGVYNGDHITWNKTRYLQCRTLEADSDEEVFLEMDGEVPGRLPCRVSILPGAIRLKV
- a CDS encoding carboxypeptidase-like regulatory domain-containing protein, encoding MKSAAWMWGGGAALLLTACPDPAPKPEPNPGGDPAPPTTLTVTGRVLDGEGQPLENASILIPGDDRHAVDLDRAGAFSIDGVTAPYDVIVVQRTLRTAAVYKGLSRQDLTLPFATREEDDDRSAGLQGTVTGGSTPYDSIRYTRVEFASASSSSATNPNPGGTYYAAVGWRGPASITGTLYVLQSERSRFFSPPSRYLGFGRRDNVTLNDTAMHSAVDITLTPVAEARLAGSITVPDGYALTTLDTHLVPDGSANTYLFSDTEPGSAFDYLVPQIPQSTFTMNVNALMEKPGEPLQTAYSKLYKKGLTAGTRDAALVIQAAPQQGQPANEATEVTRATEFSWTGFTGGIHQFQIQEDDPAEGTFPYTVNIYTSGTRTTLPDLSAVDMSLPASTTFSWNVQGFAPVASMDALSLLSEQGNPFLGSTDVSVGISGSRSFTTSATP